The following are from one region of the Endozoicomonas sp. 4G genome:
- a CDS encoding proline--tRNA ligase has translation MRTSQSLISTLKETPSDAVVISHQLMLRAGMIRKLASGLYSWMPMGLRVLQKVENIVREEMNRSGAQEVLLPAVQPAELWQETGRWDQFGPELLRFKDRHQRDFVIGPTHEEVITDMVRDTLSSYKQLPINLFQIQTKFRDEIRPRFGLMRGREFIMKDAYSFHSSDQCLAREYENMHDTYHRIFTRLGLNFRAVEADTGSIGGSASHEIHVLADSGEDAIVFSNQSDYAANIEKAEALAPAHERATPSEEMRLVDTPEAKTIADLVDQFELPIEKTVKTLIVAADEEAEADFVALMIRGDHELNEIKAEKLPDVATPLRFATEDEIKSIMGAGPGSLGPVGIKIPCIVDRTVALMSDFGAGANIDGKHHFGINWERDASFNRIADLRNIVEGDPSPCGKGTLEIKRGIEVGHIFQLGTKYSEAMNATVLDENGKAVTMAMGCYGLGVSRVVAAAIEQNHDDRGIIWPESIAPFQIAIVGLKIEKSEAVREAAENLYRELTEAGYEVLLDDRKASPGVKFADMELIGIPHRVVLSDRGLANGQVEYKYRRAADREDVALSEISDFLKERMA, from the coding sequence ATGCGTACTAGCCAATCCTTGATCTCTACCCTCAAGGAAACACCTTCTGATGCCGTCGTTATAAGCCACCAGCTGATGCTACGGGCAGGCATGATCCGCAAACTGGCGTCCGGCCTCTACAGCTGGATGCCCATGGGTCTGCGGGTTCTCCAGAAGGTAGAAAACATTGTTCGTGAAGAAATGAACCGCTCTGGCGCACAGGAAGTCCTGCTGCCAGCCGTACAACCGGCTGAACTCTGGCAGGAAACTGGCCGCTGGGATCAGTTTGGTCCCGAACTGCTCAGATTCAAAGACCGCCATCAACGCGACTTCGTCATTGGTCCGACTCATGAAGAAGTCATCACCGACATGGTTCGCGACACCCTCAGCAGCTACAAACAGCTGCCCATCAATTTGTTCCAGATCCAAACCAAATTCCGTGATGAAATCCGCCCCCGTTTTGGTCTGATGCGGGGTCGTGAGTTTATTATGAAAGATGCCTATTCATTCCATAGCAGTGACCAATGCCTCGCTCGTGAATACGAAAATATGCACGACACCTACCACCGCATATTTACCCGTCTGGGGCTGAATTTCAGAGCAGTAGAAGCAGATACGGGCTCCATCGGTGGTAGCGCCTCACACGAAATTCATGTTCTGGCAGACTCCGGAGAAGACGCCATTGTCTTCAGCAACCAGAGTGACTACGCAGCCAACATTGAAAAAGCAGAAGCCCTGGCACCTGCCCATGAGAGAGCCACCCCATCTGAAGAAATGCGTCTGGTCGACACTCCTGAAGCAAAAACCATCGCCGATCTGGTTGACCAATTCGAGCTACCCATAGAGAAAACGGTCAAGACTCTGATTGTTGCAGCGGACGAAGAAGCAGAAGCCGACTTCGTTGCCCTGATGATTCGTGGTGATCACGAGCTGAATGAAATAAAAGCAGAAAAACTGCCTGACGTTGCAACCCCCCTGCGCTTTGCAACAGAGGATGAGATCAAGTCCATCATGGGAGCCGGACCCGGCTCACTGGGCCCGGTTGGCATCAAAATCCCATGCATTGTTGATCGCACGGTTGCCCTGATGTCTGATTTTGGCGCAGGCGCCAACATCGATGGCAAACATCATTTTGGTATCAACTGGGAGAGGGACGCTTCCTTCAACCGCATCGCCGATTTAAGAAACATCGTCGAAGGTGACCCCAGCCCCTGCGGTAAGGGCACACTGGAAATCAAACGCGGCATTGAAGTCGGCCATATTTTCCAACTGGGCACCAAATACTCTGAAGCCATGAACGCGACTGTTCTGGATGAAAACGGCAAAGCCGTGACGATGGCGATGGGTTGCTATGGCCTGGGGGTTTCCCGTGTCGTTGCTGCCGCTATCGAACAAAATCACGATGACCGCGGCATCATCTGGCCCGAAAGCATTGCGCCTTTCCAGATTGCCATTGTCGGCCTGAAGATTGAGAAGTCTGAAGCCGTCCGTGAAGCCGCCGAAAACCTCTACAGGGAACTGACTGAAGCAGGCTACGAAGTCCTGCTGGATGATCGCAAGGCCAGTCCGGGCGTCAAGTTTGCCGACATGGAACTGATCGGCATTCCTCACCGGGTGGTCCTCAGTGACAGAGGTCTCGCGAACGGTCAGGTAGAATACAAATACCGCAGGGCAGCGGATCGCGAAGACGTGGCACTCAGTGAAATTTCGGACTTTCTTAAGGAGCGTATGGCCTGA